The following proteins are co-located in the Myroides profundi genome:
- a CDS encoding GNAT family N-acetyltransferase — protein sequence MGEFVEEVHAYWRSQMVQGSIIHLDEVFTLVSNPALDELYKVMILEMTNKHTMAVVTPMVAEALKLRELEEYSIHTLREAISTCKLELHSPDYIYYLLDNKVPQLSDIKDGIVIRALSIETDKEAFRQFESVCSEEDLDGAYVSLKHWIVYGAFDGDRLVGAVSVYPWEETKLADIGVITDDAYRGRGIATCLVQAICLEVIDRGHVPQYRCQTDNDTSIALAKAIGFTLFGQWEAIVADEE from the coding sequence ATGGGCGAATTTGTAGAAGAAGTACATGCTTACTGGAGATCTCAGATGGTACAGGGAAGTATTATTCATCTAGATGAGGTGTTTACATTAGTGTCTAATCCAGCCTTAGATGAGCTGTATAAAGTCATGATTTTAGAAATGACGAATAAGCATACCATGGCTGTAGTCACTCCGATGGTAGCAGAAGCATTAAAGCTAAGAGAATTAGAGGAGTACTCTATCCATACTCTTAGAGAGGCGATCTCTACCTGTAAGTTAGAATTGCACTCACCAGATTATATTTATTATCTATTAGATAATAAAGTCCCACAGCTTAGTGATATCAAAGATGGTATAGTGATCAGAGCCTTGTCTATAGAAACGGATAAAGAGGCGTTTAGACAATTCGAATCTGTGTGTTCAGAAGAAGATCTCGATGGAGCTTATGTTTCTTTAAAGCATTGGATCGTATATGGCGCCTTCGATGGAGATCGGCTAGTAGGCGCTGTGAGTGTGTATCCATGGGAAGAGACTAAGCTAGCAGATATAGGAGTGATAACGGATGATGCCTATAGAGGTAGGGGGATCGCGACATGTTTAGTTCAGGCTATTTGTCTAGAGGTGATCGATAGAGGGCATGTACCTCAGTATAGATGCCAGACAGATAATGATACTTCTATAGCTTTAGCTAAGGCAATAGGTTTCACCCTATTCGGACAATGGGAAGCCATAGTCGCAGATGAAGAATAA
- the lgt gene encoding prolipoprotein diacylglyceryl transferase gives MSLAAVLWDANPEMIKIGAVPVRYYGVLFALGIILGYKIVSCVFQKERIPQAYLDKLLLYIIVGTVLGARLGHCLFYEFDYYMQHPLEIIIPFAKVDGVYDYVGFMGLASHGGAIGVLLAIYLYCRKYKIGAFWILDRIALGVPIAGAFIRFGNFMNSEIYGKPTSGSWGVIFAHDDMIPRHPTQLYEAFGYILTGVILWFLYRSQKARNNGVIFSYFLILMFLTRFVLEFFKENQVAFEQDMMLNMGQWLSVPFILIGVLMLVFQDKLRGISHYDARALIGTTIK, from the coding sequence ATGAGTTTAGCTGCTGTGCTATGGGATGCCAATCCCGAAATGATTAAAATAGGTGCTGTACCTGTGCGTTATTATGGAGTTCTTTTTGCCTTGGGGATTATCCTAGGGTATAAGATAGTGAGTTGTGTCTTTCAGAAAGAGCGAATCCCACAGGCATATCTAGACAAGCTGTTACTATATATTATCGTAGGGACAGTACTAGGAGCTAGATTAGGACACTGTTTGTTTTATGAGTTTGACTACTATATGCAGCACCCCTTAGAGATCATTATCCCTTTTGCTAAGGTCGATGGAGTGTATGATTATGTAGGGTTTATGGGGTTAGCCAGTCATGGAGGAGCTATCGGAGTACTGCTAGCGATCTATCTATACTGTCGTAAGTATAAGATAGGAGCATTCTGGATTTTGGATAGAATAGCCTTAGGAGTACCGATAGCAGGAGCATTTATTCGCTTTGGAAACTTTATGAATTCAGAGATCTATGGCAAGCCGACGAGTGGGAGCTGGGGAGTTATCTTTGCTCATGATGATATGATTCCACGTCACCCTACTCAGCTATACGAAGCCTTTGGGTATATATTGACAGGAGTGATCTTGTGGTTTTTATACCGCAGTCAGAAGGCAAGGAATAATGGAGTGATCTTTTCTTATTTTTTAATTCTGATGTTCCTGACTAGATTTGTGTTAGAGTTCTTTAAAGAGAATCAGGTAGCCTTCGAACAAGATATGATGTTGAATATGGGGCAGTGGTTAAGTGTTCCGTTTATATTAATAGGAGTATTGATGTTAGTGTTTCAGGATAAGCTGAGAGGGATAAGTCATTATGACGCTCGTGCTCTGATAGGGACAACGATAAAATAA
- a CDS encoding outer membrane beta-barrel protein yields MISTKLGSLTAIFLSMFSMSLHAQTEQKENRFKVGVDLGYTNTSLNANISNLVDSKYNSRGGFGVNISAEMAVWKNIFVSTGVSYLQRNYEFERTGSREGWYSKYSNDFISVPLLVGGYLINNPYNTNGVWVKAAGGIYTEYWAKMKTKGQYPVFSELQPDGSFNYTTVSENYDFKKNENQLRRLSMGLQGQVQVGYAIDKIDVYLGYNYLYGLTETYKYDSPGNKKNTRDSHMISIGAAYKF; encoded by the coding sequence ATGATTTCAACAAAATTAGGTAGCCTAACAGCTATCTTTCTCTCAATGTTTAGCATGAGTCTCCATGCGCAAACTGAACAAAAAGAAAACCGATTCAAAGTAGGAGTTGATTTAGGGTATACTAACACTTCATTAAATGCTAATATTTCGAATCTAGTAGACTCTAAGTATAATTCTCGTGGAGGTTTTGGGGTTAATATTTCTGCAGAAATGGCCGTATGGAAGAATATATTTGTCTCTACAGGAGTTTCATATTTGCAAAGAAATTACGAATTTGAAAGAACAGGTAGTCGCGAAGGATGGTATTCTAAGTATAGTAATGATTTTATATCAGTCCCCTTATTAGTTGGTGGATACTTAATTAACAATCCATATAATACGAATGGGGTTTGGGTTAAAGCTGCAGGAGGTATCTATACCGAATATTGGGCAAAAATGAAAACTAAAGGACAGTATCCTGTTTTTTCTGAGTTACAGCCTGATGGTTCATTTAATTATACAACAGTTTCTGAAAACTATGATTTTAAGAAGAATGAAAATCAGTTACGCAGGTTATCAATGGGATTACAAGGGCAGGTTCAAGTTGGTTATGCGATAGATAAAATAGACGTCTACCTAGGCTATAATTATCTTTATGGTCTTACAGAGACTTATAAATACGATAGTCCAGGGAACAAAAAGAATACTAGAGATTCGCACATGATTTCTATAGGAGCTGCTTATAAATTTTAA